Below is a genomic region from Jiangella gansuensis DSM 44835.
CTTCCATCGTTCGTCCAGGTGGGCTTCGAAGGCATCGAGACGGGCCGCCCAGTTGTCCCGGGTGCGTTCCACCCAGTCGCCGACCTCCGCGAGGCCGGCCGGCTGGAGCCGGTACAGGCGGCGCTGGCCGTCCCCGCGCCAGGTGACCAGGCCGGCGTCGCGCAACACTCGCAGGTGCCGCGACACCGCCGGCCGGCTGACGTCGAAGGCCGCCGCCAGCTCACCGGCGGTGCGCTCGCGGGCGGAGACCAGTTCCAGCAGGCGCCGCCTGGTGGGGTCGGCCAAGGCCTCGAAGACGTCCGTCGTCACCCGTTATTTGTAACCGATGCCTTACGTAACCGTCAAGTTACGCTTCGCTCTCGCGCATCGGGACCCGGACACCCCGCTGGTCGGCCACCTCGGCGGCATGGTCGTACCCGGCATCCACGTGGCGGATGACGCCCATGCCCGGGTCGTTCGAGAGCACCCGCGCGATCTTCTCCGCGGCCAGCGGTGTGCCGTCGGCGACGGTGACCTGACCGGCATGGATGGAACGGCCCATGCCCACCCCGCCACCGTGGT
It encodes:
- a CDS encoding ArsR/SmtB family transcription factor encodes the protein MTTDVFEALADPTRRRLLELVSARERTAGELAAAFDVSRPAVSRHLRVLRDAGLVTWRGDGQRRLYRLQPAGLAEVGDWVERTRDNWAARLDAFEAHLDERWKDEP